One window of Pseudacidobacterium ailaaui genomic DNA carries:
- a CDS encoding sigma-54-dependent transcriptional regulator gives MSVLIVDEDAAVRSACCEIVSSKGWATYSAQDTASALALLRGNSMDVVLLGLKGTDIPGLELLKQVRDLHPETAIVVMTAYATVPSAVEAMRLGASDYLTKPFTMDELLAVLDRAAEKRALDIASRRLREKLRTQQGLSNIIGRSAEMDRIYRILSKVALTTHPVLIMGESGTGKELVARAIHNHGPNAGKPFVPVDCSSIVPTLIENELFGHVKGAFTGANRSRDGLLVSAAGGTVFLDEIGEMPLDLQAKLLRALQEKEVRPVGATHRVPIHVRILAATNRNLPEMVEQGRFRKDLFYRLNVVNLRLPPLRQRREDIPLLIAHFLERKNREYGKTFRVSDEMMRVLMEYDWPGNVRELEHLIDRSCAYCSGNLLQLGDAPTALIEFYANTRPRPLTTEAAPSDTSLLSPSVTPLVELEKQAILSALQALQGDKLAAARLLGIGKTTLYRKIKEYGLGNA, from the coding sequence ATGTCTGTTCTGATTGTGGATGAAGATGCAGCGGTGCGTTCAGCCTGCTGTGAAATTGTTTCATCCAAAGGATGGGCCACCTACAGCGCCCAGGACACAGCCTCTGCGCTTGCTCTTCTCAGAGGAAACAGTATGGATGTGGTGCTTCTTGGTCTGAAGGGCACGGACATTCCTGGACTGGAACTCCTGAAGCAGGTGCGGGACCTGCACCCGGAAACGGCCATCGTCGTCATGACCGCTTATGCCACGGTCCCCTCTGCGGTAGAAGCCATGCGTCTGGGTGCTTCTGATTACCTTACCAAGCCCTTTACCATGGATGAGCTGCTGGCGGTCCTGGACCGTGCTGCAGAGAAACGTGCGCTGGACATTGCCAGTCGGCGTCTGCGAGAAAAGCTACGCACGCAGCAGGGTCTGAGCAACATCATAGGCCGCAGTGCGGAAATGGACAGGATCTACCGCATCCTCTCCAAAGTGGCGCTGACGACGCACCCGGTCCTCATTATGGGAGAGAGCGGCACGGGCAAGGAGCTGGTGGCGCGGGCCATTCACAATCACGGCCCGAATGCCGGAAAACCATTCGTCCCGGTGGACTGCAGCTCGATTGTACCCACGCTGATCGAAAATGAGCTTTTTGGGCATGTAAAGGGAGCATTTACCGGGGCAAACCGCTCGCGGGACGGTCTGCTGGTTTCTGCTGCCGGGGGCACGGTCTTTCTCGATGAGATTGGTGAAATGCCACTGGACCTTCAGGCAAAACTTCTGCGCGCCCTGCAGGAAAAAGAGGTGCGACCGGTAGGGGCCACGCACCGCGTCCCCATTCACGTCCGCATTCTGGCTGCTACCAACCGAAACCTTCCGGAAATGGTGGAACAGGGACGCTTTCGCAAAGACCTTTTTTATCGCCTGAATGTGGTCAATCTGCGGCTGCCGCCTCTGCGGCAGCGGCGCGAGGACATTCCCCTGCTCATTGCCCACTTTCTGGAGCGCAAAAACCGTGAGTACGGCAAGACCTTCCGTGTGAGTGATGAGATGATGCGCGTGTTGATGGAATACGATTGGCCGGGAAATGTCCGTGAACTGGAACATCTGATTGACCGTTCCTGCGCGTATTGCTCCGGCAACCTGCTTCAGCTGGGCGATGCCCCGACGGCGCTCATTGAATTCTATGCAAACACACGTCCGCGTCCCCTGACTACAGAGGCCGCTCCATCGGATACTTCGCTGCTCTCTCCCTCGGTGACCCCTCTGGTGGAACTGGAAAAACAGGCCATCCTGAGTGCTTTGCAGGCATTGCAGGGCGATAAGCTGGCCGCGGCCAGGCTGCTTGGCATTGGCAAAACCACCCTCTACCGCAAAATCAAGGAATATGGCCTCGGCAATGCATGA
- a CDS encoding HipA family kinase: MMVTATQVLRKMRGETQSFLLLCSDGHPYIVKFQNNPQHPRVLANEWFGALLMKHIGLPIPDYERVLVSQEFLDDHPELNFHLGQHYEPCQPGVQFGSRLCGGLLPGTVVDYLPEHLLLAVTNLSSFAGALAFDRWTGNADGRQAVFVKVRNRYQAIHIDQGMCFNGGEWRFKDAPLRGAYARNVVYRQVTGWHSFEPWLTRIEECSLETLLNFAFSIPPEWFGNDIPALERLVHDLDLRRSRVRDLILEFRYSSRQPFPNWP, encoded by the coding sequence ATGATGGTTACAGCGACACAGGTGTTGCGCAAAATGCGGGGAGAAACCCAGAGCTTTTTATTGCTTTGCTCAGACGGTCACCCCTATATTGTCAAGTTTCAGAACAATCCGCAGCATCCGCGGGTGTTGGCCAATGAATGGTTTGGGGCATTGCTGATGAAGCATATAGGACTCCCAATTCCTGATTACGAACGAGTCCTCGTTTCCCAAGAATTTCTCGACGACCATCCGGAATTGAACTTCCACCTAGGACAACACTATGAGCCTTGCCAACCAGGTGTGCAGTTCGGATCCCGATTGTGTGGAGGATTGCTGCCCGGTACAGTCGTTGATTACCTGCCCGAACATCTGCTTCTGGCCGTGACCAATCTTTCCTCGTTTGCCGGAGCCTTGGCCTTTGATCGATGGACGGGAAACGCTGATGGACGACAAGCGGTGTTTGTCAAAGTCCGCAACCGTTATCAAGCGATTCACATCGACCAGGGGATGTGCTTTAACGGAGGCGAATGGCGCTTTAAAGATGCTCCGCTTCGCGGAGCCTATGCGCGAAATGTCGTGTACCGGCAGGTGACGGGATGGCACAGTTTTGAACCATGGCTCACGCGGATCGAAGAATGCTCCCTTGAGACACTTCTGAACTTCGCCTTTTCCATTCCGCCGGAGTGGTTCGGTAACGACATACCAGCCCTTGAGCGCTTAGTGCATGATCTCGATCTCCGCCGCAGTCGCGTCAGAGACCTGATCCTGGAATTTCGTTACTCTTCACGACAGCCATTTCCAAACTGGCCGTAA
- a CDS encoding Tad domain-containing protein: MAPTIMTAMLLGWAMFLGAAVDMSNLWVHKYRAMTAARSACLAGAGDLAWAAAQGTAQAITNFQASPTGFPIAVKSNTGGYVIPNQSVSLSGTCSTGTNNAICAYASANGYNTSSGASVSWTVSNVPPSGGTINPNSAGGIPSYTYAANIGTPASPANGVLPYLHVSVAEKVSTYLLSIFPYFHSPVTVQAGCDCGLEGSPGPEQSITAACPFNEWAYNPAEWQSVQAGQIRTRGNNFGYGDSASYVFFNCDDDWIDQSGAHHPWNYLSTLPNVTVDNVAMRQSVGNQETGAGHAVIISVALAASATPFTPQPCSYASAQPNIPGLIDWLSSDYLVESVNKTATYLYEADTNPTYSPWRTQPPTWTESLPPSGYGYPFISNPDTSSQQYEPAIAFVATSGQPSSRWSLGVDTTAILTALRTKRYFGFGWCFQGNGKRDFIGNPSGSIGSLTIYFHQGGTKVSTFANY; the protein is encoded by the coding sequence ATGGCGCCGACGATCATGACGGCCATGCTTCTTGGCTGGGCCATGTTCCTAGGAGCAGCCGTGGATATGTCGAATCTGTGGGTGCATAAGTACCGCGCGATGACAGCGGCGAGGTCCGCGTGCTTAGCAGGCGCTGGGGACCTAGCCTGGGCGGCAGCGCAGGGAACGGCTCAGGCCATCACAAATTTTCAGGCCAGTCCTACAGGCTTTCCTATAGCAGTGAAGAGCAACACCGGTGGCTATGTGATTCCCAACCAAAGTGTCTCGCTGTCGGGCACATGCTCGACTGGGACCAATAATGCGATCTGTGCCTATGCATCGGCAAATGGATATAACACTTCATCGGGCGCCAGCGTGAGCTGGACGGTCAGCAATGTGCCTCCTTCGGGAGGCACCATCAATCCCAATAGTGCTGGCGGTATACCTTCCTATACGTATGCAGCCAACATTGGCACACCGGCGTCTCCAGCAAATGGTGTTCTGCCGTATCTACACGTGAGTGTGGCAGAGAAGGTGTCGACGTATTTGCTGTCGATTTTCCCCTATTTTCATTCTCCTGTTACGGTCCAGGCGGGGTGCGATTGCGGCTTGGAAGGCTCTCCGGGTCCAGAGCAGTCCATTACCGCTGCCTGCCCATTCAATGAGTGGGCATACAATCCTGCCGAATGGCAATCGGTCCAGGCCGGGCAGATCCGAACCCGAGGGAACAACTTCGGATACGGTGATTCTGCTAGTTATGTGTTCTTCAATTGCGATGACGACTGGATTGATCAATCGGGCGCACATCATCCGTGGAACTATTTATCAACCTTGCCGAATGTGACGGTGGACAACGTTGCCATGAGGCAATCTGTCGGCAACCAGGAGACAGGTGCGGGCCATGCCGTAATTATCTCTGTAGCCTTGGCTGCCAGCGCCACGCCCTTTACTCCGCAGCCATGTTCCTACGCTTCCGCCCAGCCGAATATCCCTGGACTGATCGATTGGCTCTCGTCTGATTATTTGGTGGAGAGTGTAAACAAGACCGCTACATACCTGTACGAAGCAGATACGAATCCGACGTACTCTCCCTGGAGGACGCAGCCGCCTACGTGGACTGAATCTCTGCCGCCGAGCGGGTATGGATATCCATTCATATCGAACCCAGATACTTCCAGCCAGCAATATGAGCCAGCGATCGCATTTGTGGCCACATCTGGTCAGCCCAGCTCGCGCTGGAGCCTCGGCGTTGATACCACCGCTATCCTGACTGCGCTCCGCACCAAAAGATATTTTGGTTTTGGATGGTGCTTCCAGGGCAACGGCAAGCGCGACTTTATTGGCAACCCCTCTGGGTCCATCGGGTCACTCACAATCTACTTCCACCAGGGAGGCACGAAGGTTTCCACGTTTGCCAACTACTGA
- a CDS encoding nitric-oxide reductase large subunit, whose protein sequence is MNSYKRLWIALIMVLGISFAVLGGIGRHIISHAPPIPARVTTPDGKILFTGSDIVNGQGVWQSIGGQEIGTVWGHGAYVAPDWTADWLHRESLFTLNEWAREEGGISYEALSDEGKGALQARLRGEIRRNTFDPATQTLTISQVRAAAFEELERYYADIFAHGRSNYAIPAGALTDTVKQRQMAAFFWWTAWAATTERPGEEVTYTNNWPHEPLVGNQPTPGAIVWSVISFVLLLAGVGGMVWHFASREPETNHVPPPQRDPLLGLNPTPSQKATIKYFYIAAALVLVQIAVGIITAHYGVEGSGFYGIPLAKWLPYSITRTWHLQLAIFWIATSWLATGLYVAPAVSGHEPKGQRFGVNVLFVALVLVVVGSLAGEWFGIEQKLGNLWFWFGSQGYEYVDLGRFWQILLFVGLTFWLWLMWRALRPALAKPSESRPLLVLFLISSIAIPLFYASGLMYGQRSNLVTAEYWRWWVVHLWVEGFFEVFATVVIAFLFTRLKLLRTETATKAVLFSTVVFLSGGIIGTFHHLYFSGTGPAVIALGSVFSALEVVPLVLIGFEAWENIRLSRQSNRAVWVAAYKWPILFFVAVAFWNFVGAGLFGFFINPPIALYYMQGLNTTAVHGHTALFGVYGMLGLGLMLFCLRALQPGKAWKDKPLAFAFWSINIGLSLMVLLSLLPVGLLQAWASVKYGTWYARSSEFLQTGAMNDLRWLRVPGDTIFAIGMFAFCWFLLGLLTGHSYDENLHVEEGSWELVGRTHGD, encoded by the coding sequence ATGAACTCATACAAACGGCTCTGGATTGCATTGATCATGGTCTTAGGAATTTCATTTGCAGTGCTCGGCGGAATTGGCCGACACATCATCAGCCACGCTCCGCCTATTCCGGCACGCGTGACGACGCCCGATGGCAAGATACTGTTTACTGGCAGCGATATCGTCAACGGTCAAGGGGTATGGCAGTCCATTGGGGGCCAGGAGATAGGGACCGTGTGGGGGCATGGCGCTTACGTTGCCCCGGACTGGACTGCCGACTGGCTGCATCGCGAGTCTCTCTTTACGCTGAATGAGTGGGCACGCGAGGAAGGTGGTATTTCATATGAGGCGCTCTCCGATGAAGGAAAGGGCGCACTTCAGGCACGCCTGCGCGGTGAAATACGCCGCAATACCTTCGATCCTGCCACGCAGACTCTGACCATCAGTCAGGTCCGCGCTGCGGCCTTCGAAGAACTCGAACGGTATTATGCTGACATCTTCGCCCATGGCCGGAGCAATTACGCAATTCCTGCGGGCGCGCTGACTGATACGGTCAAGCAGCGCCAGATGGCCGCATTCTTCTGGTGGACGGCGTGGGCCGCCACAACCGAACGCCCTGGTGAAGAAGTAACCTACACAAACAACTGGCCGCATGAGCCATTGGTTGGAAACCAACCGACTCCTGGGGCCATTGTCTGGAGCGTGATCAGTTTTGTGTTGCTGCTGGCTGGAGTAGGCGGCATGGTCTGGCACTTCGCCTCCAGAGAGCCGGAGACAAATCATGTGCCGCCTCCTCAGCGTGATCCGCTGCTTGGGTTAAATCCCACTCCATCACAAAAAGCTACAATTAAGTATTTCTATATTGCTGCTGCCTTGGTCCTCGTTCAAATTGCGGTGGGCATCATCACGGCCCATTACGGAGTAGAAGGCTCCGGTTTCTACGGTATTCCGCTGGCCAAGTGGCTGCCGTATTCCATCACCCGCACGTGGCATTTGCAACTTGCCATCTTCTGGATTGCCACATCATGGCTGGCGACTGGCCTTTATGTCGCTCCGGCTGTCAGCGGCCATGAGCCGAAAGGCCAGCGCTTTGGGGTAAACGTGCTCTTTGTTGCACTGGTGCTGGTCGTAGTTGGTTCGCTTGCTGGAGAGTGGTTCGGCATCGAGCAAAAGCTCGGTAACCTCTGGTTCTGGTTCGGCAGCCAGGGGTACGAATATGTTGACCTGGGCCGCTTCTGGCAAATACTGCTTTTTGTCGGATTGACCTTCTGGCTTTGGCTGATGTGGCGCGCACTGCGTCCGGCCTTGGCAAAACCATCGGAGAGCCGTCCACTGCTTGTGCTTTTTCTCATCAGTAGTATCGCTATTCCGCTATTCTATGCTTCAGGGTTGATGTACGGACAGCGCAGCAATTTGGTCACGGCAGAATACTGGCGCTGGTGGGTCGTTCATCTTTGGGTGGAAGGATTTTTTGAGGTCTTTGCAACAGTTGTGATTGCTTTTCTCTTCACGCGGCTCAAACTGCTGCGCACAGAGACAGCAACGAAGGCAGTGTTGTTCTCAACCGTCGTCTTTCTTTCGGGTGGAATTATCGGCACCTTTCATCACCTCTATTTCAGCGGTACAGGTCCAGCGGTGATCGCTCTGGGGTCGGTCTTCAGCGCGCTGGAAGTCGTGCCGCTGGTGCTGATCGGCTTTGAGGCTTGGGAGAACATCCGGTTGAGCCGGCAAAGCAATCGGGCGGTGTGGGTTGCTGCTTACAAGTGGCCCATCCTGTTTTTTGTCGCCGTGGCCTTCTGGAACTTCGTTGGTGCAGGATTGTTCGGCTTTTTTATCAATCCTCCGATTGCGCTGTATTACATGCAGGGGTTGAACACAACGGCCGTTCACGGACACACTGCCTTGTTTGGAGTTTATGGAATGCTCGGCCTCGGTCTGATGCTCTTCTGCCTGCGTGCATTGCAGCCAGGAAAGGCATGGAAAGACAAACCACTGGCATTCGCCTTCTGGAGCATCAATATTGGCCTTTCTCTGATGGTCCTGTTGAGCCTTTTGCCCGTGGGCCTGCTGCAGGCGTGGGCATCAGTGAAGTATGGCACCTGGTATGCACGCTCTTCCGAGTTTCTGCAAACAGGTGCGATGAATGACCTGCGATGGCTGCGTGTTCCCGGCGACACCATCTTCGCCATCGGCATGTTTGCCTTCTGCTGGTTCCTACTGGGACTGCTGACTGGCCATTCGTATGATGAGAACCTGCATGTCGAAGAGGGGAGCTGGGAGCTTGTCGGGAGGACGCATGGAGATTAG
- a CDS encoding NnrS family protein, which yields MSDAARIQSERQSQRLVTAYIVSGMFFMLLPGTFLGVWNLLNISQAHLPSALPQAWLQAHGQAQIFGWIGSFILGIGFYSLTKMQSSRAFPSLAAWAAWVLWTLGVSLRWTTGIIHAYWRILLPLSGVLELAAFVLFYRSVRRHRTNSGNKPEAWMRLVGYSTIVFLLALTVNCWLLVGQALRGGSPALSHVPDQQFIVLAVWGVLVPTIWGFNARWLPIFAGLKQPDDWGLLSAYFLGLAGVAATFLSLLPIASVLFLAAAILSILALHVWEPAVNPPKLLNVHPSFAWFARLAYIWLLVSCALTLLAVRFDQSGGFWGASRHALTVGFVAGMVFTVGQRILPAFCGMRVLWSKKLMFWSLLLLFAGCALRVSFEPLAYENLWAPAWKVLPASAVLELLAVTLFALNISVTLLRPPAHLLVHLKPNLTSRGR from the coding sequence GTGAGCGACGCGGCTCGTATTCAATCTGAGCGGCAGAGTCAGCGGCTGGTGACCGCTTATATCGTGAGCGGCATGTTTTTTATGCTGCTTCCGGGCACATTTCTCGGGGTCTGGAACCTGCTGAACATCTCGCAAGCGCATCTGCCATCGGCACTGCCGCAAGCATGGTTACAGGCGCATGGGCAGGCGCAGATTTTTGGCTGGATCGGCTCTTTCATACTTGGCATCGGCTTCTATTCACTCACCAAGATGCAGAGCAGCCGCGCCTTTCCTTCTCTCGCCGCCTGGGCAGCCTGGGTGCTCTGGACGCTTGGCGTATCTTTGCGATGGACGACGGGGATCATACATGCATATTGGCGCATTCTGCTGCCATTGTCTGGCGTCCTTGAATTGGCGGCGTTCGTTCTGTTTTACCGTTCGGTGCGCCGGCACCGGACGAACTCCGGCAACAAGCCGGAAGCATGGATGCGTCTGGTAGGTTATTCCACCATCGTCTTTTTGCTGGCGTTGACGGTGAACTGCTGGTTGCTTGTGGGGCAGGCACTTCGGGGAGGGTCGCCTGCCCTGTCGCACGTTCCTGATCAGCAGTTCATTGTCCTGGCGGTCTGGGGCGTGCTGGTACCCACCATCTGGGGATTCAACGCGCGTTGGCTGCCCATTTTTGCCGGACTCAAGCAGCCTGACGATTGGGGCCTTCTCTCTGCGTATTTCCTGGGTCTTGCCGGCGTCGCTGCAACATTTCTTTCTTTGTTGCCGATAGCGTCCGTCCTCTTTCTTGCTGCTGCTATACTTTCCATTCTTGCGCTGCATGTGTGGGAACCGGCGGTCAACCCGCCCAAGCTGCTGAATGTCCATCCCAGCTTTGCCTGGTTTGCAAGGCTTGCCTATATCTGGCTTCTGGTTTCGTGTGCTCTTACTTTGCTGGCAGTCCGTTTTGATCAGTCTGGAGGATTCTGGGGCGCGAGCCGCCATGCTCTGACAGTCGGATTTGTGGCAGGAATGGTGTTTACGGTTGGGCAACGCATCTTGCCCGCCTTCTGCGGCATGCGGGTCCTCTGGAGCAAGAAGCTCATGTTCTGGTCGCTGCTGCTTCTTTTCGCCGGATGCGCGCTTCGAGTTTCATTTGAACCCTTGGCCTACGAAAATCTATGGGCACCGGCATGGAAGGTCCTTCCTGCTTCCGCTGTGCTCGAACTGCTCGCCGTCACGCTGTTTGCGCTTAACATCTCTGTAACCTTGCTCCGTCCCCCTGCTCATCTGCTTGTACATCTCAAACCAAATCTCACGTCACGAGGGCGTTAA
- the ric gene encoding iron-sulfur cluster repair di-iron protein: MSFTAETPVREIAIERPEAIPLLESLGIDYCCNGGHTLAQACSKRNIPVAAVVTELEKQNTRPQALSWAQMSLGELCTHIIDRHHAYARQQIELIGNLLTKVQQRHGAGHPELFLIGQIFATVAAEIGHHFHCEEDVLFPYITQTEKEPGSAQLPVFQSVEYPVRRMLTEHDQTGEKLSQIREKTNNYQPPADACTTFRALWKAFEDLEKDMHLHVHLENNILFPRALKLTEKQG; the protein is encoded by the coding sequence ATGAGCTTCACTGCTGAAACACCCGTTCGCGAAATTGCCATAGAACGTCCAGAGGCGATCCCCCTGCTGGAAAGCCTGGGAATTGATTATTGCTGTAACGGAGGGCACACGCTCGCCCAGGCGTGCTCGAAACGGAATATTCCCGTGGCGGCTGTTGTAACGGAATTGGAAAAGCAAAATACAAGGCCACAAGCACTGTCCTGGGCGCAGATGTCCTTGGGAGAACTCTGCACTCATATTATTGACCGGCATCACGCCTACGCACGACAGCAGATTGAGCTGATCGGCAATCTTCTCACAAAGGTGCAACAGCGGCACGGCGCGGGTCATCCTGAACTCTTTCTCATCGGCCAGATCTTTGCAACAGTCGCAGCGGAGATAGGGCACCACTTCCATTGTGAAGAAGATGTGCTGTTCCCCTACATCACGCAGACAGAAAAGGAGCCGGGATCGGCCCAACTTCCCGTGTTCCAAAGTGTTGAATACCCTGTCCGTCGCATGCTCACGGAGCATGACCAGACAGGCGAAAAACTAAGCCAGATACGCGAGAAGACAAATAACTACCAACCGCCCGCAGATGCCTGTACCACGTTTCGCGCCCTTTGGAAGGCGTTCGAAGACCTGGAAAAGGATATGCATCTACACGTTCATCTTGAAAACAACATTCTCTTTCCACGTGCGCTCAAGTTGACGGAGAAGCAGGGGTGA
- a CDS encoding Crp/Fnr family transcriptional regulator, which produces MSAQEKINALKRTELFGQVSASALKQLAETTIERRLSREEILFSAGDPARGLFVIVSGALRAFRQNSDGREQTIHVERAGATLAEVPVFDQGTYPSTVVAEEDSVVLFLPKEQVREFLMENPDAALSALGVLAKRLRHVATLAEQLSLRDVAQRLAAMFAEEAARQAGELKDGISFSLPLSHQRIAAQLGSVREVVTRNLHKLVDEKVIAIRGHRIVILNAAKLLARAKTDR; this is translated from the coding sequence ATGTCAGCTCAGGAAAAAATAAATGCCCTAAAAAGGACAGAACTTTTCGGCCAGGTATCAGCAAGCGCGCTCAAGCAACTTGCCGAGACAACCATTGAACGGCGGCTCAGCCGGGAGGAAATTCTCTTCAGCGCTGGCGATCCGGCCCGTGGGCTGTTTGTGATTGTGTCCGGAGCTTTGCGGGCCTTCCGGCAAAACTCGGACGGCCGGGAGCAGACGATCCACGTAGAGCGCGCTGGTGCAACTTTGGCCGAGGTTCCAGTATTTGATCAGGGTACATATCCTTCCACGGTTGTAGCGGAAGAAGATTCGGTAGTGTTGTTTCTGCCCAAGGAGCAGGTGCGGGAGTTTCTGATGGAGAACCCGGATGCAGCCCTTTCTGCCTTAGGCGTCCTGGCAAAGCGCTTGCGCCATGTGGCGACCCTGGCGGAACAGCTTTCCTTAAGAGACGTTGCCCAGAGGCTTGCAGCCATGTTTGCCGAAGAGGCAGCCCGTCAAGCAGGCGAATTGAAGGATGGCATTTCGTTCTCTCTGCCGCTTTCTCACCAGAGGATCGCCGCACAGTTAGGCTCGGTGCGTGAAGTTGTCACCCGAAACCTGCATAAGCTTGTGGATGAAAAGGTCATTGCCATTCGGGGCCACCGGATTGTCATTCTCAATGCCGCGAAACTCCTGGCGCGGGCCAAGACAGATCGTTAG
- a CDS encoding IS5 family transposase (programmed frameshift) gives MKGKAHFQQTLASQPGFERYSRKSRREEFLSLMETVVPWRELEAVIGPYDPKAGSGRQPVGLSIMLRVYFLPQWSNLSDPGAEDALYESPALRRFAGVDLGRAPAPDETTILRFRRLLETHELCGQILDTVNDYLASPGLRISTGTIVDATIIAAPSSTKNSRQERDPEMHQTRKGNEWHFGMKAHIGVDSKEMIVHSVCTSAASVADKHMLPDLLHGEERKVWGDGGYQGQSSAIREAAPHAQDMTSRRTRYRGGGDEKQRRKDRTKARVRAKVEWPFRILKRVFGFTKTRYRGLKKNHEWLLAAFALVNLYQHRKRLAPLGA, from the exons ATGAAGGGTAAGGCGCATTTTCAGCAGACTTTGGCGAGCCAGCCGGGTTTTGAGCGGTACTCACGGAAGAGCCGTCGGGAAGAGTTTCTAAGCCTAATGGAGACAGTGGTTCCGTGGCGGGAATTGGAGGCGGTGATTGGGCCGTACGATCCGAAGGCGGGCAGCGGGCGTCAGCCGGTGGGCCTGTCAATCATGCTGCGGGTGTATTTTCTGCCGCAGTGGTCCAATCTGTCCGACCCCGGCGCGGAAGATGCTCTTTATGAGTCGCCGGCATTGCGGCGCTTTGCGGGCGTGGACCTGGGCCGCGCGCCGGCGCCGGACGAGACGACGATCCTTCGCTTTCGGCGCCTGCTGGAGACGCACGAGTTATGCGGCCAGATCCTCGACACGGTCAATGACTATCTGGCGAGCC CGGGGCTGCGTATCTCGACGGGCACGATTGTGGATGCGACGATCATCGCCGCGCCCAGCTCAACGAAGAACAGCCGTCAGGAGCGCGATCCGGAGATGCACCAGACGCGCAAGGGCAACGAGTGGCATTTTGGCATGAAGGCGCACATCGGCGTGGACTCGAAGGAAATGATCGTGCACTCGGTCTGCACTTCGGCGGCGTCAGTGGCCGACAAGCACATGCTGCCCGACCTGCTGCATGGTGAGGAGCGGAAAGTGTGGGGCGACGGCGGGTATCAGGGACAGAGCAGTGCGATTCGCGAGGCGGCTCCGCATGCGCAGGACATGACCTCGCGGCGAACCCGATACAGGGGCGGCGGGGATGAAAAGCAGAGAAGAAAGGACCGCACCAAGGCCCGGGTGCGGGCGAAGGTGGAGTGGCCCTTCCGCATCCTGAAGCGGGTGTTTGGATTTACCAAAACGCGCTATCGCGGCCTGAAGAAAAACCACGAGTGGCTGCTGGCCGCCTTCGCGCTGGTGAATCTCTACCAGCACCGCAAACGGCTGGCCCCGCTCGGGGCGTAG
- a CDS encoding ATP-binding protein, with protein sequence MRFYRIFILLMWIPRTVEPRLKRSARTRPVLLLTGARQTGKTSTLLRLFPKHSFVSLDLPTEAEQAEREPRAFLQRHQPPVIIDEVQYAPGLFRHLKAEVDGQRSRNGQFLLTGSQKFALMKNVSESLAGRADIVELETLSLSEIRAALPDTGIETAIVRGGFPELYANPDIDLIAFYNSYLATYLERDVRLLTNVGSLRDFERFVRACALRSANLLNKADLARDVGIAPSTASHWLSMLEASGQIVLLEPWFSNRTKSIVKSPKLYFADTGLLCALLNIRSEDALRQSPVIGAIWETFVFTQLRDRERRAGRVGSLFFWRDRTREVDFVVEAGGRVELYEAKWTEVPDMADAVNLEFARNVFGKSRVTAGAVISRTPNSFPLSDGFRALPLTELG encoded by the coding sequence ATGCGATTCTATCGTATATTTATCTTACTTATGTGGATTCCGCGTACGGTCGAACCGCGTCTGAAACGCTCCGCAAGGACGCGGCCCGTCCTGCTGCTCACCGGGGCCAGACAGACCGGCAAAACCTCTACCCTTCTGCGCCTGTTTCCGAAGCATTCCTTCGTGTCTCTCGATCTTCCTACTGAAGCCGAACAAGCGGAAAGGGAGCCGCGCGCGTTTCTGCAACGCCATCAGCCGCCTGTCATCATCGATGAGGTGCAATATGCGCCTGGTCTCTTCCGGCATCTTAAAGCTGAGGTCGATGGCCAACGTAGCCGCAATGGGCAATTCCTGCTGACCGGCTCACAGAAATTCGCCTTGATGAAGAATGTCTCCGAGTCGTTGGCAGGCCGGGCCGACATCGTGGAACTCGAAACGCTCTCGCTCTCCGAGATTCGAGCGGCCCTTCCCGACACCGGCATCGAGACCGCTATCGTGCGCGGCGGCTTTCCGGAACTTTATGCGAACCCGGATATCGATCTGATTGCGTTTTACAATTCCTATCTCGCTACCTACCTCGAACGGGATGTGCGCCTGCTCACAAATGTTGGGAGTCTGCGTGACTTCGAGCGATTTGTACGCGCCTGTGCGCTTCGCTCTGCGAACCTGCTCAATAAGGCCGACTTGGCCCGCGATGTTGGCATCGCACCTTCGACAGCCAGCCATTGGTTGTCCATGCTGGAGGCTTCCGGCCAAATCGTCCTGCTTGAACCGTGGTTTTCTAATCGCACCAAGTCGATCGTCAAAAGCCCAAAGCTTTACTTTGCCGATACCGGCCTCCTGTGTGCCTTACTCAATATTCGCTCCGAGGATGCGCTGCGGCAGTCTCCCGTAATCGGCGCAATCTGGGAAACCTTCGTTTTTACGCAACTTCGGGATCGCGAGCGCCGCGCGGGTCGTGTCGGCAGTTTGTTCTTCTGGCGCGATCGAACCCGGGAAGTGGACTTTGTGGTAGAGGCGGGAGGCCGCGTGGAACTCTATGAGGCGAAGTGGACTGAGGTACCGGATATGGCTGATGCCGTTAATCTTGAGTTCGCACGAAATGTGTTCGGCAAATCGCGGGTAACGGCCGGGGCAGTCATTTCCCGAACTCCCAATAGCTTCCCTTTGTCCGATGGATTCCGAGCACTGCCACTAACCGAGCTCGGATAG